One segment of Campylobacter hominis ATCC BAA-381 DNA contains the following:
- a CDS encoding tetratricopeptide repeat protein — translation MKKICFLFICFGILFASDTNLQNKCNKNDAGACHNLAVQFYESKDYQNAFKYFKKACELKFNQSCFNIGLMSEQGKGTPKDEFKAFDMFSKTCIKNKKGKYNPYFGCANLAFLYLDGRGVRQNFKTGIKILNDTCKDGNLANCEILSNIYNDGYLGITKDTNKAMEILEFSCKKGEINACLKISNNLLDGNITDQKKIQKGISMLENVCKLKNSEACLKLGIYYTNGNFVKQNLTVAKEFFGIACDLRNEKGCQSYKILNENGVK, via the coding sequence ATGAAAAAAATTTGTTTTTTATTTATTTGTTTTGGAATTTTGTTTGCAAGTGATACAAATCTTCAAAATAAATGTAATAAGAACGATGCCGGCGCATGCCATAACTTAGCGGTACAATTTTATGAAAGCAAAGATTACCAAAATGCTTTTAAATATTTCAAAAAAGCTTGTGAGCTAAAATTTAATCAAAGCTGCTTTAATATAGGACTTATGTCTGAGCAAGGAAAAGGCACTCCAAAAGATGAATTTAAGGCTTTTGATATGTTTAGCAAAACTTGTATAAAAAATAAAAAAGGTAAATATAATCCATATTTCGGATGTGCAAATTTAGCCTTTTTGTATCTTGACGGACGCGGTGTAAGACAAAATTTTAAAACAGGAATAAAAATTTTAAATGATACCTGCAAAGATGGCAATCTTGCAAATTGCGAAATTTTAAGCAATATTTACAATGATGGATATTTAGGAATTACAAAAGATACAAATAAAGCTATGGAAATTTTAGAGTTTAGCTGCAAAAAAGGTGAAATAAATGCCTGCCTCAAAATTTCAAACAATCTTCTTGATGGTAATATCACGGATCAGAAAAAAATACAAAAAGGCATTTCTATGCTTGAAAATGTTTGTAAACTTAAAAATAGCGAAGCTTGCCTGAAACTTGGAATTTATTACACAAACGGAAATTTTGTAAAACAAAATCTGACTGTAGCTAAAGAATTTTTCGGTATCGCCTGCGATTTACGAAATGAAAAAGGTTGCCAAAGCTACAAAATTTTAAATGAAAACGGAGTCAAATAA
- a CDS encoding PP0621 family protein, with the protein MFAKLFMAILIIALIYFFILPKFRTGKNDKKTQNFVECESCHIFGNIDEMIISDGKYFCKDCIKDKK; encoded by the coding sequence ATGTTTGCTAAACTGTTTATGGCGATTTTAATAATTGCTTTGATTTATTTTTTTATATTGCCTAAATTCCGCACGGGGAAAAATGACAAAAAAACGCAAAATTTCGTAGAATGTGAAAGCTGCCATATTTTCGGTAATATAGACGAAATGATAATTTCGGACGGCAAATATTTCTGTAAAGATTGCATAAAGGATAAAAAATGA
- the hemN gene encoding oxygen-independent coproporphyrinogen III oxidase, producing the protein MIDFDAYAKFSRPGPRYTSYPTALEFSQKFRYEEYVNELKAQAQETPLSLYFHMPFCRSACYFCGCNVIYTSKSEKMHRYLDYMNKEMQILSGIIDTSRVVTQMHFGGGTPTYYDADELDFHIKNIKKYFKNFAKDAEISCEIDPRFLNEEQLDVLVKHGFNRISYGVQDFNEKVQKVIHRVQPYEMTKNAIDLARQKGIKSINTDLIYGLPYQTLESFKETLRLALTLDVDRFAIFNYAHVPWIKKSMRKFDETTLPSPKVKLEILKFTHDFLTSNGYKMIGMDHYSKPTDELHAALENGTLHRNFQGYTTKGGADLIGIGLTSIGEGKRYYAQNFKDMPLYEKAIDEGILPFFKGILLNSEDLLRKDVIMGLMSNFRVDIKKIESKFNIDFFEHFAKSLKELEKLNDFVEISPEKISVTQTGTLLIRNIAMCFDEYMKKNLGDKKFSKTV; encoded by the coding sequence ATGATAGATTTTGATGCCTATGCCAAATTCTCACGTCCTGGACCAAGATATACAAGTTATCCGACCGCTTTGGAATTCAGTCAAAAATTCAGATACGAAGAATATGTCAATGAATTAAAAGCTCAAGCACAGGAAACTCCGCTATCTTTGTATTTTCATATGCCGTTTTGTCGCTCTGCGTGCTATTTTTGCGGTTGCAATGTAATTTATACAAGCAAAAGCGAAAAAATGCATAGATATTTGGATTACATGAATAAAGAAATGCAAATTTTAAGCGGCATAATTGACACTTCCCGCGTTGTAACACAAATGCATTTCGGTGGAGGAACGCCTACATATTATGATGCTGATGAACTTGATTTTCACATCAAAAATATTAAAAAATACTTTAAAAATTTTGCAAAAGACGCTGAAATCAGTTGTGAAATAGATCCCAGATTTTTAAATGAAGAGCAACTTGATGTTTTAGTAAAACACGGTTTCAATCGCATAAGTTACGGTGTGCAGGATTTTAATGAAAAAGTTCAAAAAGTAATTCATAGAGTTCAACCTTATGAAATGACTAAGAATGCGATTGATTTGGCACGCCAAAAAGGTATCAAATCAATAAATACGGATCTTATCTACGGGCTTCCTTATCAAACTTTGGAAAGTTTTAAGGAGACATTAAGGCTTGCACTTACACTTGATGTCGATCGTTTTGCTATTTTTAATTATGCGCATGTTCCATGGATTAAAAAATCAATGAGGAAATTCGATGAAACTACCTTACCAAGTCCGAAAGTTAAACTTGAAATTTTAAAATTTACACATGATTTTTTGACTTCGAACGGATACAAAATGATTGGAATGGATCATTATTCTAAACCGACAGATGAGCTTCACGCTGCACTTGAAAACGGCACTTTGCACAGAAATTTTCAAGGATATACGACAAAAGGCGGTGCTGATTTGATAGGTATCGGACTTACAAGTATCGGTGAAGGAAAAAGATATTATGCGCAAAATTTCAAAGATATGCCGCTTTACGAAAAAGCGATAGACGAAGGGATTTTGCCGTTTTTTAAAGGAATCTTATTAAACAGTGAAGATTTGCTTCGAAAAGATGTGATAATGGGACTTATGAGTAATTTTCGCGTAGATATCAAAAAGATTGAAAGCAAATTTAACATTGATTTTTTTGAACATTTTGCAAAAAGTTTAAAAGAACTTGAAAAACTGAATGATTTTGTAGAAATTTCACCTGAAAAAATATCGGTTACACAGACAGGAACATTACTGATCCGTAATATCGCAATGTGTTTTGATGAATATATGAAAAAGAATTTAGGTGATAAAAAATTCTCAAAAACAGTGTGA
- the rsmG gene encoding 16S rRNA (guanine(527)-N(7))-methyltransferase RsmG, protein MIIKKPENFNEQIEQFGKCLEKFNKIHSITNYNDLSAVIEDSLEGLKFITEMPKVAIDIGSGAGFPAIFLAMVLPYTKWHLFEPNTKKAAFLTYAKVNLKLKNIIIHNTKIENETPFIADLITSRAVMKVPDLIKISHGFFDTHTKFLFYKGSNVKDELGNLKAEIFENNMRKYALLKGNDVC, encoded by the coding sequence ATGATAATAAAAAAGCCTGAAAATTTTAACGAGCAGATAGAACAATTCGGCAAATGCCTGGAAAAATTTAACAAAATTCACAGTATAACAAACTACAATGATTTAAGCGCCGTGATAGAAGATAGTCTCGAAGGACTGAAATTTATAACTGAAATGCCGAAAGTTGCTATTGATATCGGCTCAGGCGCAGGTTTTCCGGCGATATTTTTAGCGATGGTTCTACCTTATACGAAATGGCATCTTTTTGAACCTAATACAAAAAAAGCGGCATTTTTAACTTATGCGAAAGTAAATTTAAAACTTAAAAACATTATAATCCATAACACAAAAATTGAGAATGAAACACCTTTTATCGCGGATTTAATCACTTCAAGGGCTGTAATGAAAGTGCCTGATTTGATTAAAATTTCTCATGGATTTTTTGATACTCATACAAAGTTTCTGTTTTATAAAGGATCAAATGTAAAAGATGAGCTAGGAAATTTAAAAGCTGAAATTTTTGAAAATAATATGCGCAAATACGCACTTTTGAAGGGAAATGATGTTTGCTAA
- a CDS encoding multiheme c-type cytochrome, which translates to MKKFIFFLCCICAFQISLAADMMNPNVCKSCHEEQHKDWKTSLHALSHEDSNELYRKAVTWAANENHKLYDDQLLECGQCHNPKMQIKKMDADMFLATALNIDTQKSQQLQEAINADDIKTGVSCYICHHVSSIKPKTDPKQSGYKLFDWTLGNIIVGPYDIESTLFHANEYRDFFRENDNLCLSCHQGQATQNKFSVYNTGVESADAEKRCVDCHMGSLRTEIIAPTIKRDDMTPREVKSHFFKGARNSDILKEALDFNLVKIGENEAKLSVQNLISHNVPTGFGGRSMVFEISFFNNAKLLDKQNIDFRAIFKNATMLETFNYGATSMSSDTRLKPFEQRDFKITAPNGTNKITINVVYYVIAPQLQELLQIKSESHIKPYKAMQKEFKF; encoded by the coding sequence ATGAAAAAATTTATTTTTTTCTTATGCTGTATTTGTGCATTTCAGATAAGCCTTGCTGCAGATATGATGAATCCTAACGTTTGTAAATCTTGTCATGAAGAACAACACAAAGACTGGAAAACTTCACTTCACGCTCTAAGTCATGAAGACTCAAATGAGCTTTACAGAAAAGCTGTAACTTGGGCAGCCAATGAAAATCATAAATTATATGACGATCAGCTTTTAGAGTGCGGACAATGCCACAATCCAAAAATGCAAATCAAAAAAATGGACGCCGATATGTTTTTGGCAACAGCTTTAAATATAGACACACAAAAGTCTCAACAACTTCAAGAAGCTATAAACGCGGACGATATAAAAACAGGCGTAAGTTGTTATATTTGTCATCATGTAAGCAGTATAAAGCCTAAAACAGATCCGAAACAAAGCGGTTACAAACTGTTCGACTGGACCCTAGGAAATATTATAGTAGGACCGTACGATATAGAAAGCACGCTATTTCATGCGAATGAATACAGAGATTTTTTCAGAGAAAACGATAATCTTTGTCTAAGCTGCCATCAAGGACAAGCCACACAGAATAAATTTTCCGTTTATAATACAGGCGTAGAAAGTGCAGATGCAGAAAAACGCTGTGTAGATTGCCATATGGGTTCGCTCCGCACGGAAATTATAGCTCCGACTATAAAACGCGACGATATGACACCAAGAGAGGTTAAATCACACTTTTTTAAAGGTGCAAGAAATAGCGATATTCTTAAAGAGGCACTTGATTTTAATTTAGTAAAAATAGGCGAAAATGAGGCGAAATTAAGCGTACAAAATCTCATCTCGCACAATGTTCCGACAGGCTTTGGTGGACGTTCTATGGTTTTTGAAATTTCATTTTTTAATAATGCAAAACTTTTGGATAAACAAAATATTGACTTCAGAGCCATTTTTAAAAATGCTACAATGCTTGAAACTTTCAACTATGGCGCTACATCGATGTCAAGCGATACGCGTTTAAAACCGTTTGAACAACGAGATTTCAAAATAACAGCTCCGAACGGAACAAATAAAATAACGATTAATGTAGTTTATTATGTCATCGCACCTCAACTTCAGGAACTTTTGCAAATCAAAAGCGAATCGCACATAAAACCTTATAAAGCGATGCAAAAAGAGTTTAAATTTTAA
- the hemB gene encoding porphobilinogen synthase, whose amino-acid sequence MFKRFRRLRINAVTRELVRETHLNTSEFIYPLFVVSGKGVKNEIKSMPGVFQMSIDEILKECENLQNLGIKSILLFGIPSVKDSIGSDALSENGIIATALRAIKDKFPNLFVITDLCFCEYTDHGHCGILDKVHETVDNDATLEISATQALIHARNGSDMIAPSGMMDGIIETLRNALDGEGFENLPIMAYSTKFASGYYGPFRDVAESSPSFGNRNSYQMDPANRLEAINESLQDEAQGADILMVKPALAYLDILRDVRERTLLPLCAYNVSGEYALLKGAAKLGLIDYDRVMMETLIGIKRAGADMIITYHAKEASEILRKFN is encoded by the coding sequence ATGTTTAAACGATTCAGGCGACTTCGCATAAATGCGGTTACAAGAGAGTTGGTGCGCGAAACACATCTTAACACGAGTGAGTTTATTTATCCGCTTTTTGTAGTGAGCGGAAAAGGTGTTAAAAACGAGATAAAATCAATGCCGGGCGTTTTTCAAATGAGTATTGATGAAATTTTAAAAGAGTGCGAAAATTTGCAAAATTTAGGTATAAAATCGATTTTACTTTTCGGAATTCCAAGTGTAAAAGATAGCATTGGAAGTGACGCTCTGAGTGAAAACGGTATAATTGCGACAGCACTTCGCGCTATAAAAGATAAATTTCCAAATCTTTTTGTGATAACCGATCTTTGCTTTTGTGAATACACAGATCACGGTCACTGCGGCATTTTAGATAAAGTTCATGAAACGGTCGATAATGACGCTACACTTGAAATTTCAGCTACGCAAGCTTTAATTCACGCAAGAAACGGTTCGGATATGATAGCGCCAAGTGGAATGATGGACGGAATTATCGAAACTTTAAGAAATGCGCTTGATGGCGAAGGTTTTGAAAATTTACCGATAATGGCGTATTCTACTAAATTTGCAAGCGGATATTACGGACCGTTTCGTGATGTAGCTGAAAGTTCGCCAAGTTTCGGAAACAGAAATTCATATCAAATGGATCCTGCAAATCGCCTTGAAGCGATAAATGAGAGCTTGCAGGATGAAGCGCAAGGAGCCGATATTTTGATGGTGAAGCCGGCGCTTGCTTATTTGGATATTTTGCGCGATGTAAGAGAACGCACACTTTTGCCGCTTTGCGCTTACAATGTAAGCGGTGAATACGCGCTTTTAAAAGGTGCCGCAAAACTTGGACTGATAGATTACGATCGTGTTATGATGGAAACATTAATCGGAATAAAACGGGCCGGAGCCGATATGATAATCACATATCACGCAAAAGAAGCAAGTGAAATTTTAAGAAAATTTAATTAA
- the argF gene encoding ornithine carbamoyltransferase, translating into MRHFLTLNDFSKAEILEILSLADKIKKETKNKKYEPYLKNQTLAMIFEKSSTRTRVSFETGIYQLGGQGLFLSSRDIQLGRGEPIKDTARVISSMVDMAMLRVYKQSDLVEFAKFSSVPVINGLSDDLHPVQLMADYMTIKEIANGETIAYIGDGNNMSNSWLMLASILGLELHIATPKGYEPNKNFINIAKENAKISGAKILLTHNPKEAIEGANVVATDTWISMGQEDEKERKVKDFESFCVNKNLMSLACKDAILLHCLPAYRGYEVSDKVFESHARDIFLEAENRLHAQKGIMVWLDAHRND; encoded by the coding sequence ATGAGACATTTCTTAACATTAAACGATTTTAGCAAAGCTGAAATTTTAGAAATTTTAAGCTTGGCGGATAAAATCAAAAAAGAGACAAAAAATAAAAAGTATGAGCCATATCTAAAAAATCAAACATTGGCTATGATTTTTGAGAAAAGTTCAACAAGAACGCGCGTAAGTTTTGAAACAGGCATTTATCAACTTGGCGGTCAAGGGCTTTTTTTAAGCAGTAGGGATATTCAGCTTGGCAGAGGCGAGCCTATAAAAGATACGGCAAGAGTTATTTCAAGTATGGTCGATATGGCGATGCTTCGCGTATATAAACAAAGTGATTTGGTGGAATTTGCGAAATTTTCAAGTGTGCCAGTTATAAACGGACTTAGCGACGATCTTCATCCGGTGCAACTAATGGCTGATTATATGACTATCAAAGAGATTGCAAACGGTGAAACTATAGCTTACATCGGAGATGGAAATAATATGAGTAATTCATGGCTTATGCTTGCTTCCATTTTGGGGCTTGAACTTCATATCGCAACACCGAAAGGATATGAGCCGAACAAAAATTTTATAAATATAGCAAAAGAGAATGCGAAAATTTCGGGCGCTAAAATTTTACTCACTCATAATCCGAAAGAGGCGATAGAAGGCGCTAATGTAGTAGCTACCGATACTTGGATTTCAATGGGTCAAGAAGATGAAAAAGAGCGCAAAGTAAAAGATTTCGAAAGCTTTTGCGTAAATAAAAATTTGATGAGTTTGGCTTGTAAAGATGCTATTTTGCTTCATTGTTTGCCGGCATATCGCGGTTATGAAGTTAGCGATAAAGTTTTTGAGAGTCATGCAAGAGATATATTTTTGGAAGCCGAAAACAGACTTCACGCACAAAAAGGAATTATGGTTTGGTTGGATGCTCACAGGAATGATTGA
- a CDS encoding DUF2603 domain-containing protein, with product MKDEIKKQIEQSSENFGLTNKEKTIFEISSNDKNGDKKLVLKSGSWQGDEPWFGIDENGGLHTMVSLSMLSNLVSLYKNAARENFNLKLEKSILQRIPIDFGDVWIVCMDEIKKVAKKNQNMNTLNINFDAVVEKVKSEHPNLFVDIENLIKKDNK from the coding sequence ATGAAAGATGAAATAAAAAAGCAGATAGAGCAAAGTAGCGAAAATTTCGGACTTACCAACAAAGAAAAGACGATTTTTGAAATTTCATCAAATGATAAAAACGGTGATAAAAAACTTGTTTTAAAAAGCGGCTCATGGCAAGGCGATGAGCCGTGGTTCGGGATTGATGAAAATGGTGGACTTCATACGATGGTTTCGCTTTCTATGCTTTCAAATTTAGTTTCACTTTACAAAAATGCGGCTAGAGAAAATTTCAATTTAAAACTTGAAAAAAGTATTTTGCAACGTATACCGATTGATTTCGGTGATGTTTGGATTGTCTGTATGGATGAAATAAAAAAAGTCGCCAAAAAAAATCAGAATATGAATACTTTGAATATAAATTTCGATGCTGTTGTAGAAAAAGTAAAAAGTGAGCATCCGAATTTATTTGTAGATATTGAAAATTTGATAAAAAAGGATAACAAATAA
- a CDS encoding RidA family protein, with protein MKTICTKKAPAAIGPYSQGVRVKGLLFTSGQIAIDPKTNEFIGGDISAQTKQVMENLGEILNKACTSFDKVVKTTVFITDMDDFGVVNEIYGEYFKEHKPARSCVAVKNLPKDALIEIEVIAKV; from the coding sequence ATGAAAACTATTTGCACAAAAAAAGCTCCGGCTGCAATTGGACCGTATTCTCAAGGAGTGCGCGTTAAAGGGTTGCTTTTCACATCAGGCCAAATTGCTATTGACCCGAAAACAAACGAATTTATCGGTGGCGACATAAGCGCCCAAACAAAACAGGTAATGGAAAATTTAGGAGAAATATTAAACAAAGCTTGCACAAGTTTTGATAAAGTTGTAAAAACAACGGTTTTTATCACAGATATGGATGATTTTGGCGTTGTAAATGAAATTTACGGCGAATATTTTAAAGAACACAAACCTGCAAGAAGTTGTGTAGCTGTTAAAAATTTGCCAAAAGATGCGCTGATAGAAATTGAAGTTATAGCAAAGGTATAA
- the uvrB gene encoding excinuclease ABC subunit UvrB, protein MKNFEIVSKFSPSKDQQNAIENITASIKNGNKYQTLLGVTGSGKTFTMANIIKNLQMPALIMTHNKSLAAQLYSEFKGFFPKNHIEYFISYYDYYQPEAYIPRQDLFIEKDSSINDELERLRLSATASLLSFDDVVTIASVSANYGLGNPAEYQGMVLFLEINKKFSLKFLLRKLVDMGYSRNDTYFDRGDFRVNGDIIDIYPAYFNDEAIRLEFFGDELDDMYHFDVIENKKTQNLKKFILYPTSQFIVGENRLKEAIKGIENELGERLEFFNDNGKLVEAQRLKQRVDFDLEMLESTGMCKGIENYARYLTGQNAGETPYSLFDYYEIKGMDYLVIIDESHVSLPQFRGMYAGDRSRKETLVEYGFRLPSALDNRPLMFDEFINKRAKFLFVSATPNDYELELSKDHVYYQILRPTGLLDPEIVLKDSDNQVEILYDMAKEVIADNERVLVTVLTKKMAEELSKYYLELGLKVKYMHSDIDAIERNELIRGLRTGDFDMLIGINLLREGLDLPEVSLIAIMDADKEGFLRSRTSLIQTMGRAARNVNGKVVMFCKKITNSMKEAIEITQKRRKYQDEYNKTHNITPKSVSRNVEESLKLDDTEAIDRAMKAEKMPSSERAKIVKDLRKQMMEAADKLEFEKAAALRDEIKKMRKL, encoded by the coding sequence TTGAAAAATTTTGAAATTGTCAGTAAATTCTCGCCAAGCAAAGATCAACAAAATGCGATTGAAAATATAACCGCATCAATAAAAAACGGAAATAAATATCAAACTTTATTAGGTGTTACCGGTTCAGGCAAAACTTTTACAATGGCAAATATTATAAAAAATTTACAAATGCCTGCTTTGATAATGACACACAATAAATCCCTTGCAGCACAGCTTTACAGCGAATTTAAAGGCTTTTTTCCAAAAAATCACATTGAATATTTTATAAGTTATTATGACTATTATCAGCCCGAAGCCTACATTCCGCGTCAGGATCTTTTTATAGAAAAAGACAGTTCTATAAATGATGAATTGGAGCGTCTTAGACTTTCTGCTACGGCAAGTTTGCTTAGTTTTGACGATGTTGTAACAATAGCTTCCGTTTCAGCGAATTACGGATTAGGAAATCCTGCAGAATATCAAGGAATGGTACTGTTTTTAGAGATAAATAAGAAATTCAGTCTTAAATTTCTGCTTAGAAAACTTGTGGATATGGGATACAGCAGAAACGACACATATTTTGATCGCGGAGATTTTCGCGTAAACGGCGATATAATAGATATTTATCCTGCATATTTTAACGATGAAGCGATTAGACTTGAATTTTTCGGCGATGAACTTGATGATATGTATCATTTCGATGTGATTGAAAACAAAAAAACTCAAAATTTAAAAAAATTTATCTTATATCCGACTTCACAATTTATAGTAGGCGAAAATCGTTTGAAAGAGGCGATAAAAGGGATAGAAAACGAACTTGGCGAAAGACTTGAATTTTTTAATGATAATGGCAAATTGGTTGAAGCGCAAAGATTAAAGCAAAGAGTGGATTTTGATCTTGAAATGCTGGAATCTACAGGAATGTGCAAAGGAATCGAAAATTATGCAAGATATTTAACAGGTCAAAATGCAGGCGAAACACCATATTCACTCTTCGATTATTATGAAATCAAAGGAATGGATTATTTGGTTATCATTGATGAAAGCCATGTGAGTTTGCCGCAATTTCGCGGTATGTATGCAGGTGATAGAAGCCGCAAAGAAACACTTGTTGAGTATGGTTTCAGACTTCCTTCCGCGCTTGATAACCGCCCTTTGATGTTTGATGAGTTTATAAATAAACGCGCCAAATTTCTTTTTGTTTCGGCTACACCGAACGATTACGAGCTTGAACTCAGCAAAGACCATGTTTATTACCAAATTTTACGTCCTACAGGACTTCTTGACCCTGAGATTGTTTTAAAAGACAGTGATAATCAAGTGGAAATTTTATATGATATGGCAAAAGAGGTTATCGCCGATAATGAAAGAGTTTTAGTAACCGTGCTGACAAAAAAAATGGCTGAAGAGCTTAGTAAATATTATCTGGAACTTGGCCTTAAAGTAAAATATATGCATTCCGATATCGACGCAATTGAGCGAAACGAGTTGATTCGAGGACTTAGAACCGGAGATTTTGATATGCTGATCGGCATAAATTTACTTCGCGAAGGTCTTGATCTGCCTGAAGTCAGTTTGATTGCGATAATGGACGCCGATAAAGAGGGTTTTTTAAGATCGCGCACGAGTCTTATCCAAACAATGGGGCGGGCTGCAAGAAATGTAAATGGAAAAGTGGTAATGTTTTGCAAAAAAATCACAAATTCCATGAAAGAAGCCATTGAAATAACTCAAAAAAGAAGAAAATATCAAGACGAATACAACAAAACACACAATATAACACCGAAATCCGTCAGCAGAAATGTGGAGGAAAGCTTAAAACTTGACGACACTGAAGCAATCGATAGAGCTATGAAAGCGGAAAAAATGCCTTCAAGCGAACGGGCGAAAATCGTTAAAGATTTGCGAAAACAGATGATGGAAGCCGCCGATAAATTGGAATTTGAAAAAGCGGCGGCTTTACGCGACGAGATTAAAAAGATGAGAAAATTGTAA
- the ribA gene encoding GTP cyclohydrolase II gives MNIEISNVAKLPSRFGMFKVQAFKEDEKEHLVIIKEPYKEPVNIRIHSECLTGDAIGSLKCDCRDQLEESLKFIEKNGGMVIYLRQEGRNIGLFNKINAYNLQDKGLDTIEANHQLGFKTDERTYEIVDFILKYYKIKSINLLTNNPKKLMGLHNVKVAARVPIIIKPNKFNEKYLQTKKNEMGHLLDDNKKA, from the coding sequence ATGAATATTGAAATTTCAAATGTTGCAAAGCTGCCGTCCCGCTTCGGTATGTTTAAAGTACAGGCTTTTAAAGAAGATGAAAAAGAACATTTGGTAATAATAAAAGAACCTTACAAAGAGCCGGTAAATATAAGAATCCACTCGGAGTGTCTTACAGGCGACGCTATCGGCAGTTTAAAATGCGATTGCAGAGATCAGCTTGAAGAGAGTTTGAAATTTATAGAAAAAAACGGCGGTATGGTAATTTATCTGCGTCAAGAAGGACGAAATATCGGACTTTTTAATAAAATAAACGCTTATAATTTACAAGACAAAGGACTTGATACGATTGAAGCAAATCATCAGCTTGGCTTCAAAACTGATGAAAGAACATACGAAATAGTGGATTTTATCTTAAAATATTATAAAATAAAAAGTATAAATTTACTTACAAACAATCCTAAAAAACTTATGGGACTTCATAATGTAAAAGTCGCCGCACGCGTGCCGATTATCATAAAACCGAATAAATTTAACGAAAAATATCTGCAAACCAAAAAAAACGAAATGGGGCATTTACTGGATGATAATAAAAAAGCCTGA